One region of Baekduia soli genomic DNA includes:
- a CDS encoding ABC transporter permease — MSVAEIARVALGGILANKLRSGLTILGMTIGVAAVIILVAVGNGSKHQVQAGIQALGSNVLLVQAGGVRGGPGFFGGGGITLTEKDATALQDRFEAPDVKSALPVVNGSATLVAGSVSYQPSSLVGTRPAYAQARDYSVADGAMFTNSDVTHHRRVVVIGPTVVSNLFSGTDPVGQAVRVNGTSFTVVGVTKSKGSNGVQDQDDVVIAPLTSVQDTLTGYGSINQIVVQARSEGALNAAQSEVTTILSGRHHVSDPTNPGFQVINQGSILETSDQATRVFTTLLGAVAAISLLVGGIGVMNIMLVSVTERTREIGIRKAVGARRSDILSQFLTEAVLVSMLGGIAGVVVGVVGSRFQIAGVQPVIALYSIPLSFGAAVLAGLFFGTYAAGRAARLRPIDALRFE, encoded by the coding sequence GTGAGCGTCGCGGAGATCGCGCGGGTCGCGCTCGGCGGTATCCTGGCCAACAAGCTGCGCTCGGGCCTGACGATCCTCGGCATGACGATCGGCGTGGCGGCAGTGATCATCCTCGTCGCGGTTGGCAACGGCAGCAAGCACCAGGTGCAGGCGGGCATCCAGGCGCTGGGCAGCAACGTCCTGCTGGTGCAGGCCGGCGGTGTTCGCGGCGGGCCCGGCTTCTTCGGCGGCGGCGGGATCACCCTCACCGAGAAGGACGCGACCGCTCTCCAGGACCGGTTCGAGGCACCCGACGTCAAGAGCGCCTTGCCGGTCGTCAACGGCTCCGCGACGCTCGTGGCCGGCTCGGTCAGCTACCAGCCGTCCTCGCTCGTCGGCACGCGGCCCGCCTATGCCCAGGCGCGCGACTACAGCGTCGCCGACGGTGCGATGTTCACGAACAGCGACGTCACGCACCACCGGCGCGTCGTGGTCATCGGCCCCACGGTCGTCAGCAACCTGTTCTCCGGGACCGATCCCGTCGGCCAGGCCGTCCGCGTCAACGGCACGTCGTTCACCGTCGTCGGCGTGACCAAGTCCAAGGGGTCGAACGGCGTCCAGGATCAAGACGACGTGGTCATCGCGCCGCTCACCTCGGTCCAGGACACGCTCACCGGGTACGGATCGATCAATCAGATCGTCGTGCAGGCCCGCTCGGAGGGTGCCCTGAACGCCGCGCAGTCCGAGGTCACCACGATCCTCTCCGGTCGTCACCACGTGAGCGACCCCACCAACCCGGGCTTCCAAGTCATCAACCAGGGGTCGATCCTCGAGACCTCCGACCAGGCGACCCGCGTGTTCACCACGCTGCTGGGCGCCGTCGCCGCGATCTCGCTGCTCGTCGGCGGCATCGGCGTCATGAACATCATGTTGGTCAGCGTCACCGAGCGAACTCGCGAGATCGGCATCCGCAAGGCCGTCGGCGCGCGGCGCTCTGACATCCTGAGCCAGTTCCTGACCGAGGCGGTGCTCGTCTCGATGCTCGGCGGCATCGCCGGTGTCGTCGTCGGCGTGGTCGGCAGCCGCTTCCAGATCGCCGGCGTGCAGCCGGTGATCGCCCTGTACTCGATCCCGCTGTCGTTCGGTGCGGCCGTCCTGGCCGGGCTGTTCTTCGGCACCTACGCGGCAGGCCGCGCCGCGCGCCTGCGTCCCATCGACGCCCTCCGCTTCGAATGA
- a CDS encoding DUF488 domain-containing protein, which yields MDIRLKRAYDPAEDADGYRVLIDRLWPRGVSRDRARLDGWEKELAPTTELRQWFGHEPSRFEEFRRRYIDQLREHPSLLTALRRRARDGTLTLVFAAHDTEHNDAVVLAEVLRRGLPQRTTREQP from the coding sequence ATGGATATTCGCTTGAAGCGCGCGTATGACCCCGCCGAAGACGCGGACGGGTATCGAGTGCTGATCGATCGGCTGTGGCCGCGCGGGGTGTCACGCGATCGGGCAAGGCTGGATGGCTGGGAGAAGGAGCTGGCGCCGACCACGGAGTTGCGGCAGTGGTTCGGCCATGAGCCGAGTCGCTTCGAGGAGTTTCGCCGTCGGTACATCGATCAGCTGCGTGAGCATCCCTCGCTGCTGACGGCGCTGCGCCGTCGGGCGCGCGACGGCACGCTGACCCTGGTCTTCGCTGCTCACGACACCGAGCACAACGATGCCGTCGTCCTCGCCGAGGTCCTCCGGCGCGGTCTCCCGCAGCGAACCACCCGAGAGCAGCCGTAA
- a CDS encoding ArsR/SmtB family transcription factor: MVRFVFSVEDLARTRFAISPMLELVHSLVALRDPAHAALHVPWLRSLSGRLDGLALQDAVALLPPRGFTPDFLTPPPSGPLGGIEEDLAALRATRAAQIREEMRLFASQHPGARETAERWIAHPRREVRGLADLLEEYWERAVAPVWPRVRAFLDADVAHRARRLAEGGAAGLFADLADGVSWDERHVEVDVPRHQATIALGGRGLLLMPTAFSAVRPFVIDRGPWQPTVIYPARGIATLWEDAAPAPDGLARLLGVTRAAVLADLAAPRSTTHVAERLRISPANASHHLTALRDAGLATGRREGRSVLYVRTPLGDALVAG, translated from the coding sequence ATGGTGCGCTTCGTCTTCTCGGTCGAGGACCTCGCCCGCACGCGCTTCGCCATCTCGCCGATGCTCGAGCTCGTGCACTCGCTCGTCGCGCTGCGCGATCCGGCGCATGCCGCGCTGCACGTGCCGTGGCTGCGGTCGCTGAGCGGACGCCTCGACGGCCTGGCGCTGCAGGACGCCGTCGCGCTGCTGCCGCCGCGCGGCTTCACCCCCGACTTCCTCACGCCGCCGCCCAGCGGTCCGCTGGGAGGCATCGAGGAGGACCTCGCCGCGCTGCGGGCCACGCGCGCCGCCCAGATCCGTGAGGAGATGCGCCTGTTCGCCTCCCAACACCCCGGGGCGCGCGAGACGGCCGAGCGCTGGATCGCGCACCCTCGCCGCGAGGTGCGCGGGCTCGCCGACCTGCTCGAGGAGTACTGGGAGCGCGCCGTGGCGCCCGTCTGGCCGAGGGTGCGCGCGTTCCTCGACGCCGACGTCGCCCACCGCGCGCGACGACTGGCCGAGGGCGGAGCCGCCGGGCTGTTCGCCGACCTCGCCGACGGCGTGAGCTGGGACGAGCGCCACGTCGAGGTCGACGTCCCGCGCCACCAGGCGACGATCGCGCTCGGCGGCCGCGGGCTGCTGCTGATGCCCACGGCGTTCTCCGCGGTCCGCCCGTTCGTCATCGATCGCGGGCCGTGGCAGCCGACCGTGATCTATCCCGCGCGCGGCATCGCCACGCTGTGGGAGGACGCGGCGCCGGCGCCCGACGGGCTCGCCCGCCTCCTCGGCGTCACGCGCGCGGCGGTCCTGGCCGACCTCGCCGCGCCGCGTTCGACGACGCACGTCGCCGAGCGCCTGCGGATCAGCCCCGCCAACGCCTCACACCATCTGACGGCCCTGCGCGACGCCGGCCTGGCGACCGGACGGCGCGAGGGCCGCAGCGTGCTGTACGTGCGCACGCCGCTCGGCGACGCGCTCGTGGCCGGCTGA
- a CDS encoding VOC family protein, giving the protein MNVIRIDHVSLNASDRTASLAWYAEVLGLRAGDPHDVPDQPVFLGPAGARLGLFADRAAGLRHVALATTAPVQAALAARLDQLGITYHPERHRDSDSIYVPDPDGTMLEVMVPRT; this is encoded by the coding sequence ATGAACGTCATCCGCATCGACCACGTCTCGCTCAACGCCTCCGACCGGACCGCGTCGCTGGCCTGGTACGCCGAGGTCCTCGGGCTGCGCGCCGGCGACCCGCACGACGTCCCCGACCAGCCGGTCTTCCTGGGCCCGGCGGGCGCGCGGCTCGGGCTCTTCGCCGACCGTGCGGCCGGCCTGCGCCATGTCGCGCTGGCGACCACCGCGCCGGTCCAGGCCGCGCTCGCCGCACGGCTGGACCAGCTCGGCATCACCTATCACCCCGAGCGCCACCGGGACAGCGACTCGATCTACGTCCCCGATCCCGACGGCACCATGTTGGAGGTCATGGTCCCGCGGACCTGA
- a CDS encoding quercetin 2,3-dioxygenase, which produces MTATTIPAGHPYVACESEPRWYGNSLFEFLVPNDATGGRMTVFRATMPEGFSPPRHIHTREDEAFLVLEGDAGFDLDGRTHVAGPGTSGFIPRGVPHTFRVLSPVAVMLGVMTPGTFEELFRHLGVPAAERTLPAPGVVAFDIERVMAEQARLGTQVVGPPLGA; this is translated from the coding sequence ATGACAGCCACCACCATCCCGGCCGGCCACCCCTACGTCGCTTGCGAGAGCGAGCCGCGGTGGTACGGCAACAGCCTCTTCGAGTTCCTGGTGCCCAACGACGCGACCGGCGGGCGGATGACGGTCTTCCGGGCCACGATGCCCGAGGGCTTCAGCCCGCCGCGCCACATCCACACCCGCGAGGACGAGGCCTTCCTGGTGCTCGAGGGCGACGCCGGCTTCGATCTCGACGGCCGGACGCACGTCGCCGGCCCGGGCACGAGCGGGTTCATCCCGCGCGGCGTGCCACACACCTTCCGGGTGCTGAGCCCCGTCGCGGTGATGTTGGGGGTCATGACCCCGGGGACCTTCGAGGAGCTCTTCCGCCACCTCGGCGTCCCGGCCGCCGAGCGCACGCTGCCCGCGCCCGGCGTCGTCGCGTTCGACATCGAGCGGGTCATGGCCGAGCAGGCACGGCTGGGCACGCAGGTCGTCGGCCCGCCCCTGGGGGCCTGA
- a CDS encoding cupin domain-containing protein, with product MEGSHDPGTAAWHLRLHHTGHDALSEDTAQTPGMRRYEAISGARTGSRKLWMGRTHVGPGMVSADHHHGEAETGIYVVSGHPVFVFLEDGAERRIETEPGDYMYVPPYVPHREENPSPDEEAVVVIARSTQEGIVINLPSLRAHVPELDALAAAPEPPA from the coding sequence ATGGAGGGCTCGCACGATCCGGGCACCGCCGCGTGGCACCTGCGGCTGCACCACACGGGGCACGACGCGCTGAGCGAGGACACCGCCCAGACGCCGGGCATGCGCCGCTACGAGGCGATCTCCGGCGCGCGCACGGGCTCGCGCAAGCTCTGGATGGGCCGCACCCACGTCGGCCCGGGGATGGTCTCGGCCGACCACCATCACGGCGAGGCCGAGACCGGCATCTACGTCGTCAGCGGGCATCCCGTGTTCGTCTTCCTCGAGGACGGTGCCGAGCGGCGCATCGAGACCGAGCCCGGCGACTACATGTACGTCCCGCCCTACGTGCCGCACCGCGAGGAGAACCCGTCGCCCGACGAGGAGGCGGTGGTCGTCATCGCGCGCAGCACGCAGGAGGGGATCGTCATCAACCTCCCGAGCCTGCGCGCCCACGTGCCCGAGCTCGACGCGCTCGCGGCGGCGCCGGAGCCGCCGGCCTGA
- a CDS encoding glutathione S-transferase family protein yields the protein MLLPQAPCGAAAVGVLHATVRPTLGHRAALPAALALAVSPVSIAVARVNNPDALLVLLLALSAHLVARAIESDPDPGAGGATVADAANHPRSAPRRRPSRVPAAASAAARRPPRRADRAAGAGPGARAGLLTPTGDQGTRPAGTPDPRAHPPELHPPVSATPQFAGESDGGGRFVRQDSRFRERVDERPEPGRYHLYVSLACPWASRAVIVRMLKGLQEDLPMTVLDPIRDDRGWRFDPQRPDPVNGFAFLQEAYEATEPGFDARVTVPVLWDTQEGRIVNNESADIIRMLDGWSDDGPDLVPEDLRHAIDELNERIYATVNNGVYAAGFASTQEAYEEAFDELFATLDWLDDLLATRRFLLGDQITEADWRLFVTLVRFDAVYVGHFKCNLRRIEDYDHLSGYLRDLYQQPGVADTVDFDHIKRHYYGTHPQINPTGIVPKGPALDLWRDHGRETV from the coding sequence ATGCTGCTGCCGCAGGCGCCCTGCGGCGCGGCGGCCGTCGGCGTGCTGCACGCGACGGTCCGCCCGACGCTCGGCCACCGGGCCGCCCTGCCGGCCGCGCTCGCGCTGGCCGTGTCGCCCGTGTCGATCGCCGTGGCCCGCGTCAACAACCCCGACGCGCTGCTCGTGCTCCTGCTCGCCCTGTCCGCCCACCTCGTCGCGCGGGCGATCGAGTCGGACCCGGACCCTGGCGCCGGCGGCGCCACCGTCGCCGACGCGGCCAACCACCCTCGTTCGGCTCCTCGTCGGCGACCCAGCAGGGTCCCGGCGGCCGCTTCGGCGGCGGCCCGCCGACCCCCGCGGCGGGCAGACCGGGCCGCCGGCGCAGGGCCAGGCGCCCGGGCAGGGCTCCTGACGCCCACCGGCGATCAGGGCACGCGCCCTGCGGGTACGCCCGATCCTCGTGCCCATCCCCCCGAGCTCCATCCGCCCGTGAGCGCGACCCCGCAGTTCGCCGGCGAGAGCGACGGCGGCGGCCGCTTCGTCCGCCAGGACAGCCGCTTCCGCGAGCGCGTCGACGAGCGGCCGGAGCCGGGCCGCTACCACCTCTACGTCTCGCTGGCCTGCCCGTGGGCCTCGCGGGCGGTGATCGTGCGCATGCTCAAGGGCCTGCAGGAGGACCTGCCGATGACCGTGCTCGACCCGATCCGCGACGACCGCGGCTGGCGCTTCGATCCGCAGCGCCCCGACCCGGTCAACGGCTTCGCGTTCCTCCAGGAGGCCTACGAGGCCACCGAGCCCGGCTTCGACGCGCGCGTGACCGTCCCCGTGCTGTGGGACACGCAGGAGGGGCGGATCGTCAACAACGAGAGCGCCGACATCATCCGGATGCTCGACGGCTGGAGCGACGACGGCCCCGACCTGGTCCCCGAGGACCTGCGCCACGCGATCGACGAGCTCAACGAGCGGATCTACGCCACGGTCAACAACGGGGTCTACGCCGCCGGGTTCGCCTCGACGCAGGAGGCCTACGAGGAGGCCTTCGACGAGCTCTTCGCGACGCTGGACTGGCTCGACGACCTCCTGGCCACGCGCCGGTTCCTGCTCGGCGACCAGATCACGGAGGCCGACTGGCGGCTGTTCGTCACGCTCGTGCGCTTCGACGCCGTCTACGTCGGCCACTTCAAGTGCAACCTGCGCCGCATCGAGGACTACGACCACCTCTCGGGCTACCTGCGCGACCTCTACCAGCAGCCCGGCGTCGCCGACACGGTCGACTTCGACCACATCAAGCGCCACTACTACGGCACCCACCCGCAGATCAACCCGACCGGCATCGTCCCGAAGGGGCCGGCCCTGGACCTCTGGCGCGACCACGGCCGCGAGACGGTCTGA
- a CDS encoding DHA2 family efflux MFS transporter permease subunit, with the protein MTPSPESARPRAGWTFAIVSVALFMVTLDNLVVTTALPTIRTDLGASIKSLEWTVNAYTLAYAVLLLTGAALGDRFGRRRMFSLGVLLFTVSSAAAALAPTTGALVAARAAQGLGAAIVTPLTLTLLSGAVPAAKRGLALGAWSGISGLGVALGPVVGGAVVDGISWHWIFWLNVPTGLVLVPLAARYLGESHGPASRLDLPGIGLAGTGLLGIVYGIVRGEALGWTSTTIVASIGAGVVLLAAFVAWEGRAKAPMLPLRFFRSRAFSATNGTSLAMFFGVFGSIFLLSQFFQTTQGLSPLQSGLRVLPWTIMPMVVAPVAGLLSDRIGARPLMAGGLALQAIAIGWLAAVTTPTVAYSALLVPFVLAGTGMALVFAPAANAVLGAVRPEEAGQASGATNAIRELGGVLGVAVLASVFTHDGGYTSPQAYVDGMTAALPIGAAVLALGALLALLIPGRPRTGAATAEADPAMVAVAPSPTGAA; encoded by the coding sequence ATGACCCCTTCCCCCGAGTCCGCGCGGCCGCGTGCCGGCTGGACCTTCGCGATCGTCAGCGTGGCGCTCTTCATGGTGACGCTCGACAACCTCGTCGTCACCACCGCGCTGCCGACGATCCGCACCGACCTCGGCGCCTCGATCAAGTCGCTGGAGTGGACGGTCAACGCCTACACCCTGGCCTACGCCGTCCTGCTGCTCACCGGCGCCGCGCTCGGCGACCGCTTCGGCCGCCGGCGGATGTTCTCCCTCGGCGTCCTGCTGTTCACCGTCTCCAGCGCCGCCGCCGCGCTCGCCCCGACGACCGGCGCGCTCGTGGCCGCGCGTGCCGCGCAGGGCCTCGGCGCCGCGATCGTGACGCCGCTGACGCTGACGCTCCTCTCCGGCGCCGTGCCCGCCGCCAAGCGCGGCCTCGCGCTCGGCGCCTGGTCGGGCATCTCCGGCCTGGGCGTCGCGCTGGGCCCGGTCGTCGGCGGTGCCGTCGTCGACGGCATCTCCTGGCACTGGATCTTCTGGCTCAACGTGCCGACCGGGCTCGTCCTCGTCCCGCTCGCCGCGCGCTACCTCGGGGAGTCCCACGGGCCCGCGAGCCGCCTCGACCTCCCGGGCATCGGCCTGGCCGGCACCGGCCTGCTGGGCATCGTCTACGGCATCGTGCGCGGCGAGGCGCTCGGCTGGACCTCGACGACGATCGTCGCCTCCATCGGCGCCGGCGTCGTGCTCCTGGCCGCCTTCGTGGCCTGGGAGGGCCGCGCCAAGGCGCCGATGCTGCCGCTGCGCTTCTTCCGCTCCCGCGCGTTCAGCGCCACGAACGGGACGTCGCTGGCGATGTTCTTCGGCGTCTTCGGCTCGATCTTCCTGCTCTCGCAGTTCTTCCAGACCACGCAGGGGCTGTCGCCGCTGCAGTCGGGCCTGCGCGTGCTGCCGTGGACGATCATGCCGATGGTCGTCGCGCCGGTCGCCGGGCTGCTCAGCGACCGGATCGGCGCGCGGCCGCTCATGGCCGGCGGCCTGGCCCTGCAGGCCATCGCCATCGGCTGGCTCGCGGCGGTGACGACCCCGACCGTCGCCTACTCGGCGCTGCTGGTCCCGTTCGTGCTGGCCGGCACGGGCATGGCGCTCGTGTTCGCCCCGGCCGCCAACGCCGTGCTCGGCGCCGTGCGCCCGGAGGAGGCCGGCCAGGCCTCGGGCGCGACGAACGCGATCCGCGAGCTCGGCGGCGTGCTGGGCGTCGCGGTGCTGGCCTCCGTGTTCACCCACGACGGCGGCTACACGTCGCCGCAGGCCTACGTCGACGGGATGACCGCCGCGCTGCCCATCGGCGCCGCGGTCCTGGCCCTCGGCGCGCTGCTGGCGCTGCTCATCCCGGGCCGGCCGCGCACGGGGGCCGCCACGGCCGAGGCCGATCCGGCGATGGTCGCCGTGGCGCCCTCCCCGACCGGCGCCGCCTGA
- a CDS encoding TetR/AcrR family transcriptional regulator has translation MTPAAATKRTLSTAEERREEVLSAAMQVFGERGFLGTPTIDVAKAAGISQAYLFRLFPSKLDLILAVVQRSNEAIRSAFIEAAAQARADGRDVKEAMGEAYGELLADRRLLLTQIHMHAAAAAMPEVAEASRAGFADLFAVVERETGLPPEGIQSFFAHGMLMNVMAAIGADGTHGRWAEVLRVC, from the coding sequence ATGACGCCCGCAGCCGCCACCAAGCGCACGCTGTCGACGGCCGAGGAGCGGCGCGAGGAGGTCCTCTCCGCCGCGATGCAGGTCTTCGGCGAGCGCGGCTTCCTGGGCACGCCGACCATCGACGTCGCCAAGGCCGCCGGGATCTCGCAGGCCTACCTCTTCCGCCTCTTCCCGAGCAAGCTGGACCTCATCCTGGCCGTCGTGCAGCGCTCCAACGAGGCGATCCGCTCCGCGTTCATCGAGGCCGCCGCACAGGCCCGCGCCGACGGCCGCGACGTCAAGGAGGCGATGGGCGAGGCCTACGGCGAGCTGCTGGCCGACCGCCGGCTCCTGCTCACCCAGATCCACATGCACGCCGCGGCCGCCGCCATGCCCGAGGTCGCCGAGGCCTCGCGCGCCGGCTTCGCCGACCTGTTCGCCGTCGTCGAGCGCGAGACGGGTCTGCCCCCCGAGGGCATCCAGAGCTTCTTCGCCCACGGGATGCTCATGAACGTCATGGCCGCCATCGGCGCCGACGGCACCCACGGCCGCTGGGCCGAGGTCCTGCGCGTCTGCTGA
- a CDS encoding M20/M25/M40 family metallo-hydrolase — translation MADTLLDELFTWLRIPSISTGGGDPADLERAAQWAVDKVRAAGGEAELVRIGGGNPLVIGELRAAREDAPTVLIYGHYDVQGAEPLDLWESPPFEPEVRDGRVYARGAADDKGNFLPLLHAACGLAQAGELPVHVRVAIEGEEEAGGESIAAWLAADERGADAAIVYDSGMVGPDLPAICVGLRGVVLLTFEVRAARRDLHSGMYGGSALNSLHALHAALAAVLPGPDGRVRDELRVGIAPVADAERATWDALPSGQEALDAAGARPAYPAAAAEYIERNGSDTAVDVNQIVAGDARTVIPAVARATISIRLAPGQDPDAMGAELLRLLRGGLPEGAELEVVSSHSAQPALFGVDTAAIRLAGEAIERACGVAPAFVRSGGSIPIVADLGAKGIPTIVTGFVLPDDPFHAPNESFSLRGLELGERAARELLAALAALGDGAPQ, via the coding sequence ATGGCCGACACCCTCCTCGACGAGCTCTTCACCTGGCTGCGGATCCCCAGCATCTCGACCGGCGGCGGGGACCCCGCCGACCTGGAGCGCGCCGCGCAGTGGGCCGTCGACAAGGTCCGCGCGGCGGGCGGCGAGGCCGAGCTGGTGCGCATCGGCGGCGGCAACCCGCTCGTGATCGGCGAGCTGCGCGCGGCGCGCGAGGATGCGCCGACCGTGCTCATCTACGGCCACTACGACGTCCAGGGCGCCGAGCCCCTGGACCTCTGGGAGAGCCCGCCGTTCGAGCCCGAGGTCCGTGACGGGCGGGTCTACGCGCGCGGCGCCGCCGACGACAAGGGCAACTTCCTGCCGCTGCTGCACGCGGCGTGCGGGCTGGCCCAGGCCGGCGAGCTGCCGGTCCACGTGCGGGTGGCGATCGAGGGCGAGGAGGAGGCCGGCGGCGAGTCCATCGCGGCCTGGCTGGCGGCCGACGAGCGCGGTGCCGACGCGGCGATCGTCTACGACAGCGGCATGGTCGGCCCCGACCTGCCGGCGATCTGCGTCGGCCTGCGCGGCGTGGTCCTGCTGACGTTCGAGGTGCGCGCCGCCCGGCGCGACCTGCACTCGGGGATGTACGGCGGCAGCGCGCTGAACTCCCTGCACGCGCTGCACGCCGCGCTGGCGGCCGTGCTGCCGGGTCCCGACGGCCGCGTGCGCGACGAGCTGCGCGTCGGCATCGCGCCGGTCGCCGACGCCGAGCGCGCCACGTGGGACGCGCTGCCCTCCGGGCAGGAGGCGCTGGACGCCGCGGGCGCCCGGCCCGCCTACCCCGCGGCGGCGGCCGAGTACATCGAGCGCAACGGCAGCGACACGGCGGTCGACGTCAACCAGATCGTCGCGGGCGACGCGCGGACGGTCATCCCGGCGGTCGCACGCGCGACGATCTCCATCCGCCTGGCCCCGGGCCAGGACCCCGACGCGATGGGCGCCGAGCTGCTGCGCCTCCTGCGCGGGGGGCTGCCCGAGGGGGCCGAGCTCGAGGTCGTCAGCTCCCACAGCGCCCAGCCCGCGCTGTTCGGCGTCGACACGGCCGCGATCCGACTGGCCGGCGAGGCGATCGAGCGCGCCTGCGGGGTGGCCCCGGCGTTCGTGCGCAGCGGCGGATCGATCCCGATCGTCGCCGACCTCGGCGCGAAGGGCATCCCGACGATCGTGACCGGCTTCGTCCTGCCCGACGACCCGTTCCACGCGCCCAACGAGTCGTTCTCGCTGCGCGGCCTGGAGCTCGGGGAGCGGGCGGCCCGCGAGCTGCTGGCGGCCCTGGCCGCGCTGGGCGACGGCGCGCCACAGTAG
- the dnaX gene encoding DNA polymerase III subunit gamma/tau, with the protein MPAGPSLYRRHRPRTFDDVIGQEHVVRTLRNAIEQGKVHHAYLFVGSRGTGKTSMAKMLAACLNCEQGPTVTPCGRCESCVSIASASSMDVIEMDAASNNSVDDIRELRDSVQYAPVGGRYKVYILDEAHMLSTAAWNAFLKTLEEPPPSTIFVLATTEAAKIMDTVVDRCHRFDFRRPTVEQLATVVQRVAGKEAIEIAPDAVALVARNATGSYRDALGTLEQLVTYSGTSIDTDDALAVLGVADDDLLFGALDAVGARDARAAWQVTARLAESGRDAAQFLRDLETHARDVLVVQTLGEVPSQLAMTAERDARLADQAGRLTGADTVRLLDLLAAGMRLAKDGADAQTQLEVALVKAAAPEVDPSTRALLARLERLEQALSGAAPAPRPAAVPHAAAPAPAPPAPPAPHAPVAEPGAAAPEPAREEAPSAVAVAEPTPAPAPPPLGELDLAMVQELWPAVLQGVAETNQMLAGCLAEARPITVAGRDVTLAFTPAMAFQKRKAEDAASRRVLGAAFQALTGVPPRLLYETREPEELGVEPEVLGEDDFIARLRAEFDAVDHQPDEEGPA; encoded by the coding sequence GTGCCCGCCGGACCCTCGCTCTACCGCCGCCACCGCCCGCGGACGTTCGACGACGTCATCGGTCAGGAGCACGTGGTGCGCACGCTGCGCAACGCGATCGAGCAGGGCAAGGTCCACCACGCCTACCTGTTCGTGGGCTCGCGCGGGACCGGCAAGACGTCGATGGCCAAGATGCTGGCGGCGTGCCTGAACTGCGAGCAGGGGCCGACGGTGACGCCCTGCGGGCGCTGCGAGTCGTGCGTGTCGATCGCCTCGGCGTCGTCGATGGACGTCATCGAGATGGACGCCGCCTCCAACAACTCGGTCGACGACATCCGCGAGCTGCGCGACTCCGTCCAGTACGCCCCGGTCGGCGGCCGCTACAAGGTCTACATCCTCGACGAGGCGCACATGCTGTCCACGGCGGCGTGGAACGCGTTCCTCAAGACGCTGGAGGAGCCGCCGCCGTCGACGATCTTCGTCCTGGCCACCACGGAGGCCGCGAAGATCATGGACACGGTCGTCGACCGCTGCCACCGCTTCGACTTCCGCCGCCCGACCGTCGAGCAGCTCGCGACCGTCGTGCAGCGCGTGGCGGGCAAGGAGGCCATCGAGATCGCCCCGGACGCCGTCGCGCTCGTGGCGCGCAACGCGACGGGCTCCTACCGCGACGCGCTCGGCACGCTCGAGCAGCTCGTGACCTACTCGGGCACGTCCATCGACACCGACGACGCCCTCGCGGTGCTCGGCGTCGCCGACGACGACCTGCTCTTCGGCGCGCTGGACGCCGTCGGCGCGCGCGACGCGCGGGCCGCCTGGCAGGTCACGGCGCGCCTGGCCGAGTCCGGGCGCGACGCGGCGCAGTTCCTGCGCGACCTGGAGACCCACGCGCGCGACGTGCTCGTCGTGCAGACGCTGGGCGAGGTGCCCTCGCAGCTGGCGATGACCGCCGAGCGCGACGCCCGGCTCGCCGACCAGGCCGGCCGGCTGACCGGCGCCGACACCGTCCGGCTGCTCGACCTGCTGGCCGCCGGGATGCGCCTGGCCAAGGACGGCGCCGACGCCCAGACCCAGCTCGAGGTCGCGCTCGTCAAGGCCGCCGCCCCGGAGGTCGACCCCTCCACGCGGGCGCTCCTGGCCCGCCTGGAGCGCCTGGAGCAGGCGCTGTCGGGCGCCGCGCCCGCCCCGCGGCCCGCCGCTGTGCCGCACGCGGCCGCGCCCGCGCCCGCGCCGCCGGCCCCGCCCGCGCCTCACGCGCCCGTCGCCGAGCCGGGCGCCGCGGCGCCCGAGCCCGCCCGTGAGGAGGCGCCGTCTGCCGTCGCGGTCGCCGAGCCCACGCCGGCGCCCGCTCCGCCGCCGCTGGGCGAGCTGGACCTCGCGATGGTCCAGGAGCTCTGGCCCGCCGTCCTGCAGGGCGTCGCCGAGACCAACCAGATGCTCGCCGGCTGCCTGGCGGAGGCCCGCCCGATCACCGTCGCGGGCCGCGACGTCACGCTCGCGTTCACGCCGGCGATGGCCTTCCAGAAGCGCAAGGCCGAGGACGCGGCCTCGCGGCGGGTGCTCGGCGCGGCGTTCCAGGCGCTGACCGGCGTGCCGCCGCGCCTGCTGTACGAGACGCGTGAGCCCGAAGAGCTCGGCGTCGAGCCCGAGGTGCTGGGCGAGGACGACTTCATCGCCCGCCTGCGCGCAGAGTTCGACGCCGTCGACCACCAGCCCGACGAGGAAGGCCCGGCCTGA